The region CACCAGCACCACGCCGGGCGAGATCAAGACAATGACGTGGCGGTTCCGCGACGCCTCCGGCTTCCTCGCCGACAGCGCCCCCTTCACCATCAGCCTCACCGCCGTCCCAGCCCCCAGCGCCGCCCTAATGCTCACGGCCGGCCTCGCAGGCCTCGCCACCCGCCGCCGCCGCTAAGAACCACTACCGATAGGAACCGCGACCGTAGGGGAGCGCTCGGCCCGGCGCGGGCCGACCTCTTCTCTTCTCAACTCAGGAAACAAAAGAGGCCCGGCGCATCGCGCCGGGCCTTCTCGTTTTCAGATCCAATCAGCCTCAGCAGGGCGTCCCGCCCAGCACGCGGAAGAACGCCTCGATGTCCTGATCGGTGCCGATGTCCCCGTCACCGTTGAAGTCGCTGCCCTGGCAGAAGCAGGTGTCGCAGCAGTTCCCGCCCAGGCAGGCGAAGAACGCCTCGATGTCCTGGTCTGTGCCCGAGTCGCCGTCGCCGTTGAAGTCCTGCGGCCCGCACTCGTTGCCGGGGCAGCCGCCGGTAACGGTCAGCTTCGCCGCGGTGCTAGCCATGCCGCCGCAGGAGTTGCTCACCACGCAGTCATAGCTGCCCTGCTCGGCCGCGGTCGCAGGGTTGATGGTGAGTGTCGCGGAGTTCACGCCAGAGAAGGAGGCCGCGTTGCTCAGGGGCGAGCCGTTGCGCCGCCACTGGTAGTTGGGCCCGCCGCCGCCGCGGGGGTTGGCCGCCACCGTGAACTGGGCCGAGCCGCCGCTGGTAACTGTGACGTCCGTGGGGTTGGTGGTCACCAGTGGCGAGCAGGGGAAGAGCGAGGGCCAGAAGATCTGCCCGCGCACCTCGCCGCCGCCGAAGTTCACCGTGTGAATGTTCACGTACGTGCTGGCATCGAGCACCGCCGCGGCATTGGCCGCGCCGAAGGTCCACGTCCCGCGCTTGGGGCTGCCCGCCGGCAGCGTGTGCACCACGCCGGCGTTCGCGCCCACCGGGGCGTAGCCATGGATGTGCGCCGCCGTCTCGTTGCTCGAGAGGCTCAGGCGCCGGATGTCGTACCCGAGAATGTTGTTCGCCCGGTCCAGCGAGATCAGGGCCCCGCCCGTGGCGGGCGTCGTCACCGGCCCGACCTCCTGCTGCCCGTCGATCGGGTTCACGCTGAACACGATTTGTCCACGCAGCTCGCCCCCGCCATTGTTGACGGTGTGGATGTTGACGTATGTCATCCCGTCGATGATCCGCTGCTCCTGCGCCTCCGTGTAGTTCCACACGCCCACCTTGGGGTTGGCTGCGGGGAGCCCGTGCAGCACGCCCGAACTGGTCCCCGGCATGCTGAACCCGTGGATGTGCGCGGCTGTCTCCGCAGACGCGAGGCCGCCGTAAGAGATGTAGTACCGCAGCGTGTTCGCCGTGGCATCGATGTTGAACAGCGCGAACCCGCGCCCAGGCAGCGCCAACGGGGGCACCTCCTGGCCGGTATCGAGCTCCGCATGCCCCGACACAATCTGGCCGCGGATCTCGCCGCCGCCGAAGTTCGTCGTGTGCACGTTGACGTAGGTGCGCCCGTTGAGGATGTCGTTCTCCTGGGCCTCGGCGTAGTTCCACACGCCCACCTTCACCGGGCCCGAGGGGAGGGCATGCACCACGCCCGAGTTCACCCCGGGGTCGCTCATGCCGTGGATGTGGGCGGCCGTCTCTGCGCTGGTGAGGCCCGCGTACACGATCCGGTAGCTCATCGTGTTCGCGACGGTGTCGATCACGAAGCGCCCGTAGCCCTGCGCGGTGGACGCGTTGGTGGGCACCTCCTGCATCGCGCTCAACACCGCCACGCGGGTGTATATCTCCGCGTCAGCCATCGGTGCAAGGGCAGCCAGCGCCAGAGCGGCCGGCGCGAACGTACGAAGTGCAATGGTCCTGATCCCCATGAGTGGTCCTCCTGTAAGGCGGCATGGTACCGCAAGGTCTGCGGATTCCCATGTGATCTGCACGCCCCGCCATTGCGACTCCCGCGCTGTTTTCCGCGAAGATCGTGCAAGGAACCGCCCTGGTGCGACACATCGGACGCCACCCCTGTTGGTCCGGATTCCCGCTCTCCGGTACCATGGGCCCCCATGCCCCTGACCCGCGCCCTTGGCGCCCTCATCCTGCTGCTCTCAATCCTGCTCGCTCACCCGAGCGCCCTCGCCCAGACAACACCCCCGTCGCCCCACACCGACGTCACCGTCGGCATGTACGTCGTGCAGCTCGACGATCCTTCCCTCAAAGACCGCCAGTTCACGGCCGTGTTCTGGCTGTGGTTCCGCTGGAAGGGCGACAAGGACCTCAACCCCCTGAAGAAGTTCGAGGTCGTCGGCGGGCAGGTCGAGGGGCTCGAGAATGAGGAGACGGTGGTGGGGGGTGAGGGCGGCGTGCACTACCAGTGCGCTAAGGTCCGCGCCCGCATCACCCAGGAGTTCGACGTCACCCGCTTCCCCATCGATGACCACACCCTCGAGATCTCCGTCGAGGAGACCAGCGACGGCATCGAGGTCATCCGATACGTGCCCGACGCCCGCAACAGCAAGCTCCAGGAGTCCATCGCTCTCGCGGGCTGGCGCATCGGCACCACTGCCGCGGTCGTCGCCACCCACAACTACGCCAGTACCTTCGGGGACCCCGCGCAGCCCGAGGACGGCAAGAGCAGCTACGCCCGCTTCACGCTCCAGGTCCCGGTCGACCGCCCCGGCATCGGCTACCCCATCAAGATGTTCTGGAGCCTCTACCTCAGCGTCTTCGTCGCCATCCTCGCCTTCAACATCAAGCCGATCGACCTTGACCCCCGTTTCGGCCTGGGCGTCGGCGCCGTCTTCGCGGCCATGGCCTCCGCCTACGTCATCAGCTCCAGCCTGCCAGACGGCAACCAGGTCACCCTCGCCGACAAGGTCGTCATGATCGCGATCGGCTTCATCGTGACCAGCATCATCCAGTCGATCATCTCGCTGCGGCTGTTCCAGGCCGGCAAGGAAGCAGCGTGCGCCCGCCTCGACCGCCTCTCCTTCTTTGTCTTCACGCTGGCGTACGCGGGCATCAACGTCTGGCTGCTCCGCGCAGCCTGAAAGAGCCGATCGCGCAAGCGATCGAACGCTCGCGCCCTCAGCGCGTCCCTGCATACGACGTCACCCTTGCGCGGCGGTACACCGCTCCCCGCCTGCTTACCATTTCCCCTCACTTCTCACTGAACCCCGCGGAGCCCATCGATGAAGACCCTCTGCCTCCTCCTGCTTCTCGCCGGAACCACCGCCGCGTGCGGCCAGACCAACGCGCCCGCCGCCAAGCCCCAGACGCTTTCCAAGACCGGCATCGACTTCCGCCATCAGGCCGAGGACGTAGTGACCGGGGTCAAGGTGCCGTGGGCCATCGTGTTCGACCCTGCCGGCCGCATGTTCTTCACCGAGCGCGCGGGGCGCGTCCGCGTGTACGAGAACGGCAAGCTGCGGGAAGAACCCTACTTCACCGTCCCGGACGTGCTGGTCGCCAGCGAGACCGGCCTCATGGGCATGTGCCTGCACCCGGACTACAAGACCAACAAGTACGTCTACCTCGCCTTCGGTTACAAGGGGGAGGGGAGGGACGTGCGCGTGGTCCGCTACGTAGACACCGGCTCGACGCTCCAGCAGGACAAGGTCATCGTGTCGGGCATCGGCGTGAAGGGCAATCACTCCGGCTGCCAGATCGCCTTCGGCCCCGACGGCAAGCTCTACATCTCCACCGGCGAAATGTTCGAGCAGGACCGCGCCCAGGACCTCAAGGACCTTGGCGGCAAATTCCTCCGCGTCAATGACGACGGCACCGCTCCCGATGACAACCCCTTCGTGAAGACCGAGGGCGCCCGCCCCGAGATATGGACCCTCGGCAACCGCAACCCGCAGGGCTTCGACTGGCACCCCGACACCAAGGAGCTCTTCTCCACCGAGCACGGCCCCTCCGGCGAGGTACGCGATGGCTCCCGCCCCGCTGGCGGTGGCGACGAGTTCAACCACATCCAGAAGGGCAAGAACTAC is a window of Phycisphaerales bacterium DNA encoding:
- a CDS encoding CHRD domain-containing protein, translating into MGIRTIALRTFAPAALALAALAPMADAEIYTRVAVLSAMQEVPTNASTAQGYGRFVIDTVANTMSYRIVYAGLTSAETAAHIHGMSDPGVNSGVVHALPSGPVKVGVWNYAEAQENDILNGRTYVNVHTTNFGGGEIRGQIVSGHAELDTGQEVPPLALPGRGFALFNIDATANTLRYYISYGGLASAETAAHIHGFSMPGTSSGVLHGLPAANPKVGVWNYTEAQEQRIIDGMTYVNIHTVNNGGGELRGQIVFSVNPIDGQQEVGPVTTPATGGALISLDRANNILGYDIRRLSLSSNETAAHIHGYAPVGANAGVVHTLPAGSPKRGTWTFGAANAAAVLDASTYVNIHTVNFGGGEVRGQIFWPSLFPCSPLVTTNPTDVTVTSGGSAQFTVAANPRGGGGPNYQWRRNGSPLSNAASFSGVNSATLTINPATAAEQGSYDCVVSNSCGGMASTAAKLTVTGGCPGNECGPQDFNGDGDSGTDQDIEAFFACLGGNCCDTCFCQGSDFNGDGDIGTDQDIEAFFRVLGGTPC
- a CDS encoding PQQ-dependent sugar dehydrogenase, with amino-acid sequence MKTLCLLLLLAGTTAACGQTNAPAAKPQTLSKTGIDFRHQAEDVVTGVKVPWAIVFDPAGRMFFTERAGRVRVYENGKLREEPYFTVPDVLVASETGLMGMCLHPDYKTNKYVYLAFGYKGEGRDVRVVRYVDTGSTLQQDKVIVSGIGVKGNHSGCQIAFGPDGKLYISTGEMFEQDRAQDLKDLGGKFLRVNDDGTAPDDNPFVKTEGARPEIWTLGNRNPQGFDWHPDTKELFSTEHGPSGEVRDGSRPAGGGDEFNHIQKGKNYGWPEIFYDQKKEGMESPLVLWRRPTMAPGGGCFYDGEKFPELKGKYLAACLLGQQIRCITLDGSKVTSDDTLLTGYGRVRAITVGPDGFIYFSTSNRDGRGRAGETDDRIVRLKPLS